In Choloepus didactylus isolate mChoDid1 chromosome 6, mChoDid1.pri, whole genome shotgun sequence, one DNA window encodes the following:
- the RAG2 gene encoding V(D)J recombination-activating protein 2 translates to MSLQMVTVSNNIALIQPGFSLMNFEGQVFFFGQKGWPKRSCPTGVFHFDVKHNHLKLKPAVFSKDSCYLPPLRYPATCTIKGGFESEKHQYIIHGGKTPNNELSDKIYVMSLVCKNKKVTFRCTEKDLVGDVPEARYGHSIDVVYSRGKSMGVLFGGRSYMPSAQRTTEKWNSVVDCLPHVFLVDFEFGCSTSYVLPELQDGISFHVSIARNDTIYILGGHSLANNIRPANLYRIRVDLPLGSPAVSCTVLPEGISVSSAILTQINNNEFVIVGGYQLENQKRMVCNIVSLEDNKIEIREMETPDWTPDIKHSKVWFGSNMGNGTVFLGIPGDNKQVVSEPFYFYMLKCAEDDVNEDEKTLTNSQTSTEDPGDSTPFEDSEEFCFSAEANNFDGDDEFDTYNEDDEEDESETGYWITCCPTCNVDINTWVPFYSTELNKPAMIYCSHENGHWVHAQCMDLAECTLIHLSEGSNKYYCNEHVQIARALQTPKRTLPLKKPPLKSLRKKGPMKVFTPAKKSFLRRLFD, encoded by the coding sequence ATGTCATTACAGATGGTAACAGTCAGTAATAACATAGCCTTAATTCAACCAGGCTTCTCGTTGATGAATTTTGAAGGGCAagttttcttctttggtcagAAAGGCTGGCCCAAGAGATCCTGCCCCACTGGagttttccattttgatgtaaAGCATAACCATCTCAAACTGAAGCCAGCAGTTTTCTCTAAGGATTCCTGCTACCTTCCTCCTCTTCGCTATCCAGCCACTTGCACAATCAAAGGCGGCTTCGAATCTGAAAAGCATCAGTATATCATCCATGGAGGGAAAACACCAAACAATGAACTTTCAGATAAGATTTATGTCATGTCTCTTGTTTGCAAGAACAAAAAAGTTACTTTTCGCTGTACAGAGAAAGACTTGGTAGGTGATGTTCCTGAAGCTAGATACGGCCATTCCATTGATGTAGTGTATAGTCGGGGAAAAAGTATGGGTGTTCTCTTTGGAGGACGATCGTACATGCCTTCTGCCCAAAGAACCACAGAAAAATGGAATAGTGTAGTTGACTGCCTGCCCCATGTTTTCTTGGTGGATTTCGAATTTGGGTGCTCTACATCCTATGTTCTTCCAGAACTTCAGGATGGGATATCTTTTCATGTCTCCATTGCCAGAAatgataccatttatattttAGGAGGTCATTCACTTGCCAATAACATCCGTCCTGCGAACCTGTACAGAATAAGGGTCGATCTACCTCTGGGTAGCCCAGCTGTGAGTTGCACAGTCTTGCCAGAAGGAATCTCTGTCTCCAGTGCAATTCTGACTCAAATTAACAATAATGAATTCGTTATTGTTGGTGGCTATCAGCTTGAAAATCAAAAAAGAATGGTCTGCAACATTGTCTCTTTAGAGGACAACAAGATAGAAATTCGTGAGATGGAGACCCCAGATTGGACCCCAGATATTAAGCACAGCAAGGTATGGTTTGGAAGCAACATGGGAAATGGAACTGTTTTCCTTGGCATACCAGGAGACAACAAGCAGGTTGTTTCAGAACCATTCTATTTCTATATGTTGAAATGTGCTGAAGATGATGTGAATGAAGATGAGAAAACACTCACAAACAGTCAGACATCAACAGAAGACCCAGGAGATTCCACTCCTTTTGAAGACTCAGAAGAATTTTGTTTCAGCGCAGAAGCAAATAAttttgatggtgatgatgaattTGACACCTATAATGAAGATGATGAGGAAGATGAGTCTGAAACAGGCTACTGGATTACATGTTGTCCTACTTGTAATGTGGATATCAACACCTGGGTACCATTCTATTCAACTGAGCTCAACAAACCTGCAATGATCTATTGCTCTCATGAAAATGGGCACTGGGTCCATGCTCAGTGCATGGATCTGGCAGAGTGCACACTCATTCACCTGTCAGAAGGAAGCAACAAGTATTACTGCAATGAGCACGTGCAGATAGCAAGAGCACTGCAAACCCCTAAAAGAACCCTGCCCTTAAAAAAGCCCCCACTGAAGTCCCTCCGCAAAAAGGGCCCCATGAAAGTCTTTACACCTGCCAAGAAATCCTTTCTTAGAAGGTTGTTTGATTAG